Proteins from one Scleropages formosus chromosome 14, fSclFor1.1, whole genome shotgun sequence genomic window:
- the LOC108931042 gene encoding transcriptional regulator Kaiso-like has product MTGLKLISATDTQYSEALLRSLDAQRKAGLFCDVTVVVRGRRFRAHRSILSASSPYFHELFSGAADVIELNCVKPEIFEEVLNYVYSSKIIRVRSDSLKDLIACGQTLGVRFIANLGIPLSHVKGLPGLSKDENDAQSKALQNVEVKKPEQIGLCAAVGAMPVITEAFSLSSQKFRKCDSLLDRNACLQDHCDDGGGGDGGKRGGGGGGGDDDDDDDDDVLFVSKQEPQHKGISSSTNENSECSDVEYVSAGDLSVKEKRSASTNERNTLRKKAHVVTRRQNSFAMDTEGGKLPLDSFPSQAQPDSSTLILPVEQETPDTSTSMPSSPSLSSALSAGGSCGSSNASTLVIGVPEEPRKRVLSGESYEVVGVQKKRVTTIIEKSSDNPGDFKLKLTDVWSPSSPESVMGDENQFEIDSSTSSFKEIAPDGEYACSAFPLNDQPGESGFKVKRGCRSLTSSPFSSTRSSSGIQQRRKAKSRQNYYELIMDGKTFYVCVVCKRSYSCLTSLQRHFNVHSWEKKYPCRYCSRVFALAEYRTKHELQHTGERRYQCLLCSMFFMNYQELSSHCKQTHNQHPSGRKERRDTENHLYRLLPCKTLEIKNYSSISDDCSGIPIISEDGRTYHVNLEKEPIAEPVGGSPAQGKVLNWDDIFVDMGPEACTGNSINHVEGTPEFEFIIPETY; this is encoded by the coding sequence ATGACGGGGTTGAAGCTGATTTCTGCGACCGACACGCAGTACTCGGAGGCCTTGCTCAGGTCTTTGGATGCGCAGAGGAAGGCCGGCTTGTTCTGCGATGTCACGGTCGTCGTGCGAGGCCGCAGGTTCCGGGCGCACAGGAGCATCCTGTCGGCATCCAGCCCCTACTTCCACGAGCTCTTCTCGGGGGCCGCGGATGTAATCGAGCTCAATTGCGTTAAGCCGGAAATCTTCGAGGAAGTCCTAAACTACGTCTACAGCTCCAAGATCATCCGCGTGCGGTCTGACTCGCTCAAGGACCTGATCGCCTGTGGCCAGACCTTGGGGGTGAGGTTCATTGCGAATCTGGGCATTCCCCTGTCGCACGTCAAGGGTCTGCCGGGTTTGTCCAAAGACGAAAATGATGCACAGAGTAAAGCTCTGCAAAATGTTGAGGTGAAGAAACCGGAACAAATCGGCCTTTGTGCAGCGGTCGGTGCCATGCCTGTTATTACTGAGGCCTTCTCGCTGTCATCACAAAAATTCAGGAAGTGTGATAGTTTACTGGACAGGAATGCATGCTTGCAAGATCATTGTGATGATGGAGGTGGAGGCGATGGTGGAaaaaggggaggaggaggaggtggtggtgacgacgacgacgacgacgatgacgaTGTGCTCTTTGTGTCGAAGCAGGAACCCCAACACAAGGGAATTTCAAGCAGTACAAATGAGAACTCGGAGTGTTCGGATGTTGAATATGTGTCTGCAGGTGATCTGTCTGtcaaagaaaagagaagtgcAAGCACAAATGAAAGGAATACTCTTAGGAAAAAGGCTCATGTGGTGACAAGGAGGCAGAACTCCTTTGCCATGGATACCGAGGGGGGAAAGTTGCCACTCGACAGTTTCCCTTCTCAGGCTCAGCCTGACTCGAGCACTTTGATTTTGCCTGTGGAGCAAGAGACTCCAGATACTAGTACTAGTATGCCTTCATCGCCTTCTCTTTCCTCAGCTCTGTCTGCGGGTGGCTCCTGCGGTTCATCTAACGCATCCACGCTGGTCATTGGTGTTCCCGAGGAACCGCGTAAAAGGGTCTTGTCCGGTGAAAGTTATGAGGTGGTTGGTGTGCAGAAAAAAAGGGTGACCACAATAATAGAGAAGTCATCTGATAACCCGGGGGACTTCAAGCTCAAGTTGACAGATGTATGGTCTCCATCTAGTCCTGAATCTGTGATGGGGGATGAAAACCAATTTGAAATCGACTCTTCGACGTCAAGTTTCAAAGAAATTGCCCCAGATGGAGAGTATGCGTGCAGTGCTTTTCCACTGAACGACCAGCCAGGGGAGAGCGGCTTTAAAGTCAAGAGGGGCTGCAGGTCTTTAACGTCTTCTCCATTCAGTTCCACGAGGAGCTCTTCTGGAATTCAGCAAAGGAGAAAAGCGAAAAGCAGGCAAAATTACTATGAGCTGATCATGGACGGGAAGACTTTCTACGTGTGCGTTGTTTGCAAGCGTTCGTATTCGTGTCTGACGAGCCTGCAGCGCCACTTCAACGTCCATTCCTGGGAGAAGAAGTACCCGTGCCGTTACTGTAGCAGGGTGTTCGCGCTTGCGGAGTATCGGACAAAGCATGAGCTCCAGCACACGGGAGAACGGCGGTACCAGTGTTTGCTGTGTAGCATGTTTTTCATGAACTATCAGGAGCTTTCCTCCCACTGCAAGCAGACCCACAACCAGCACCCTTCCGgcagaaaagagaggagggacACCGAAAACCACCTGTACCGTCTTCTCCCCTGCAAGACCCTGGAGATCAAGAACTATTCCAGCATCTCAGATGATTGCAGTGGGATACCCATCATCAGCGAGGATGGACGCACTTACCACGTGAACCTCGAGAAAGAACCCATAGCTGAACCTGTGGGTGGTTCCCCTGCCCAAGGCAAGGTGTTGAACTGGGACGATATCTTTGTTGACATGGGACCAGAGGCCTGTACTGGGAACAGTATAAATCATGTGGAAGGCACACCCGAGTTCGAATTTATAATTCCAGAGACTTACTGA